A single region of the Streptomyces caelestis genome encodes:
- a CDS encoding endonuclease: MDRQRRVVRELLDAHGRTYADEAGIRLRDTPQPLYRLLVLAHLLSARIRASVALATARALHEAGLRDPRRMAEADWQERVDALGRGGYRRYDERTATQLGDGAELLNERWGGDLRRLRREADGKVSELRHLLQEFPGMGPAGADIFLREAQGVWPEAAPYLDTKALQGAERLKLPKDPERLVELAGDTDPAVLAAALVRAAVNKDVAEGTLRRAG; the protein is encoded by the coding sequence GTGGATCGGCAGCGGCGTGTCGTACGCGAACTCCTCGACGCGCACGGCCGGACGTACGCGGATGAGGCGGGCATCCGGTTGAGGGACACCCCGCAGCCGCTGTACCGGCTGCTGGTGCTGGCCCATCTGCTCAGTGCCCGCATCCGCGCCTCGGTCGCGCTGGCCACCGCCCGTGCCCTGCACGAGGCGGGGCTGCGCGATCCGCGCCGCATGGCGGAGGCCGACTGGCAGGAGCGGGTGGACGCGCTCGGCCGGGGCGGCTACCGGCGCTACGACGAGCGTACGGCCACCCAACTGGGCGACGGAGCCGAGCTGTTGAACGAACGGTGGGGCGGGGACCTGCGGCGACTTCGCCGGGAGGCGGACGGCAAGGTGTCCGAACTGCGCCATCTGCTCCAGGAGTTCCCCGGGATGGGCCCGGCCGGCGCCGACATCTTCCTGCGCGAGGCCCAGGGCGTCTGGCCGGAGGCCGCTCCCTACCTCGACACCAAGGCCCTCCAGGGCGCCGAGCGGCTGAAGCTGCCGAAGGACCCTGAGCGTCTCGTCGAACTGGCCGGCGACACCGACCCGGCCGTTCTCGCCGCCGCGCTGGTGCGGGCGGCGGTGAACAAGGACGTCGCCGAGGGGACGCTGCGGCGGGCCGGGTGA
- a CDS encoding HAD-IIA family hydrolase, with translation MESVRAVLVDIDGVLTVSWRPLPGAVEALREIRDAGLAVLLVTNTTSRTRASIAGTLVDAGFPVSAEDILTAPAATAAHLAEHCPRARCALLNSGDIAEDLDGVTVVDAADSGTVPDVVLVGGAGPEFGYAALDRAFGHLQRGARLVAMHRNLYWRTADGLRLDSGAFLAGLEQAARVEAEITGKPARAFFEAALARLGVGAGEAVMVGDDVESDVLAAQRAGITGVLVRTGKFQPEVLQAADGTPDHVIDSFADLPALLPGSAQQ, from the coding sequence ATGGAGTCCGTACGTGCCGTGCTCGTCGACATCGACGGGGTGCTGACCGTCTCATGGCGGCCCCTGCCCGGGGCCGTGGAGGCGTTGCGGGAGATCCGGGACGCCGGGCTCGCCGTGCTCCTGGTCACGAACACCACGTCCCGCACGCGGGCGTCGATCGCCGGGACGCTCGTGGACGCGGGGTTCCCGGTGTCCGCCGAGGACATCCTGACCGCGCCCGCCGCCACCGCCGCCCACCTCGCCGAGCACTGTCCCCGCGCCCGGTGCGCCCTGCTGAACAGCGGTGACATCGCGGAGGACCTCGACGGTGTGACCGTCGTCGACGCGGCGGACTCCGGAACCGTGCCGGATGTCGTGCTGGTCGGCGGGGCCGGTCCGGAGTTCGGTTACGCGGCGCTGGACCGGGCCTTCGGGCATCTCCAGCGCGGGGCCCGGCTGGTGGCGATGCACCGCAACCTGTACTGGCGTACGGCCGACGGGCTGCGGCTGGACTCGGGTGCGTTCCTGGCCGGCCTGGAGCAGGCCGCCCGGGTGGAGGCCGAGATCACCGGCAAACCGGCCCGGGCGTTCTTCGAGGCGGCGCTCGCCCGGCTGGGCGTCGGTGCGGGCGAGGCCGTGATGGTCGGGGACGACGTCGAGTCCGACGTGCTCGCGGCGCAGCGGGCCGGGATCACCGGGGTCCTCGTCCGGACCGGCAAGTTCCAGCCGGAGGTGCTCCAGGCTGCCGATGGCACGCCCGACCACGTGATCGACTCCTTCGCGGACCTGCCGGCACTGTTGCCGGGTTCAGCGCAGCAATAG
- a CDS encoding cupin domain-containing protein — protein sequence MTNHLVRRAADPPEPPYDALGYRRRTLVGEDDGSVHTGFGLCALRPDGRVPAHVQSYEESFHVLGGAVVLDVPEGSYLLEEGDYGLLPIGVPHAWRGAGDTGGRWAYMLAPVPRARYGHDTQTVPDLPARDPVRVDVRDPRTRSFGHVEPGQMDPGRQSQDLLAVTASMRTALLVYSGITVKMMVDSDLGAVGSTMFMVQYASDGVIGTHDHPFEETYLILEGVAETTLDGERYRLEPGDLAWAGTGCVHGFVNAGQGPLRWLETQAPQPPARHSYRFTRDWDYLRQVLEEGS from the coding sequence ATGACGAATCATCTGGTGCGCCGCGCGGCCGATCCGCCCGAGCCGCCGTACGACGCCCTGGGCTACCGGCGGCGGACGCTGGTCGGCGAGGACGACGGCAGTGTGCACACCGGCTTCGGCCTGTGCGCACTGCGACCGGACGGCCGTGTGCCCGCGCATGTGCAGTCGTACGAGGAGAGCTTCCACGTCCTCGGCGGGGCCGTGGTCCTCGACGTGCCCGAGGGCTCGTACCTGCTGGAGGAGGGGGACTACGGCCTGCTGCCGATCGGCGTCCCGCACGCCTGGCGCGGCGCCGGGGACACCGGCGGACGCTGGGCGTACATGCTCGCCCCCGTGCCACGGGCCCGCTACGGGCACGACACCCAGACGGTGCCGGACCTGCCCGCTCGCGACCCCGTCCGGGTCGACGTCCGTGACCCGCGCACCCGCTCCTTCGGCCATGTCGAGCCCGGCCAGATGGACCCCGGCAGGCAGTCCCAGGACCTGCTGGCCGTCACGGCGAGCATGCGCACCGCGCTGCTGGTGTACAGCGGCATCACCGTCAAGATGATGGTCGACAGCGACCTGGGCGCGGTCGGCTCGACGATGTTCATGGTGCAGTACGCGTCCGACGGCGTCATCGGCACCCATGACCACCCCTTCGAGGAGACGTATCTGATCCTGGAGGGCGTGGCCGAGACCACCCTGGACGGCGAGCGGTACCGGCTGGAGCCCGGGGACCTCGCGTGGGCGGGCACCGGCTGTGTGCATGGGTTCGTGAACGCTGGGCAGGGGCCCCTGCGTTGGCTGGAGACGCAGGCGCCGCAGCCACCGGCTCGGCACTCGTACCGGTTCACCAGGGACTGGGACTATCTGCGCCAGGTGCTTGAGGAGGGGTCATGA
- a CDS encoding DUF309 domain-containing protein, with protein sequence MGSTGSSGNSGSTGHRGNRGSTPAGRPGGGRDRDSEGRARNARPRDGLGRPLPYDAPGVPRQPEGVVRTPEETVAEAQRLLDEGKPFHAHEVFEDAWKSGPDTERELWRGLAQLAVGLTHTARGNLMGGVRLLRRGAGAAEAWASASGEATPHGIDIASVAAWARELAEEVEREGRPVNAGARAPRLRGVDAGR encoded by the coding sequence ATGGGCAGCACTGGAAGCTCCGGGAACTCGGGAAGCACGGGACACAGGGGAAACAGGGGGAGCACGCCCGCGGGCCGTCCGGGCGGCGGACGAGACCGCGACAGTGAGGGCCGGGCGCGCAACGCCCGGCCGCGGGACGGTCTCGGCAGGCCCCTGCCGTACGACGCGCCGGGCGTGCCGCGGCAACCCGAGGGCGTCGTCCGCACCCCGGAGGAGACCGTCGCCGAGGCGCAGCGGCTGCTGGACGAGGGGAAGCCGTTCCACGCGCACGAGGTCTTCGAGGACGCCTGGAAGTCGGGCCCCGACACGGAGCGGGAACTGTGGCGCGGCCTCGCCCAGCTCGCCGTGGGCCTGACACACACCGCCCGCGGCAACCTCATGGGCGGAGTACGCCTGCTGCGGCGCGGTGCGGGCGCGGCCGAGGCGTGGGCGTCCGCCTCCGGGGAAGCGACCCCCCACGGGATCGACATCGCGAGCGTCGCCGCCTGGGCTCGGGAGCTGGCCGAGGAAGTGGAGCGAGAGGGCCGACCGGTGAACGCGGGCGCGCGGGCGCCCCGGTTGCGGGGTGTGGACGCGGGGCGCTGA
- a CDS encoding DUF3140 domain-containing protein codes for MTDALELDALWEDFHRVVNMTSQELAAWLRMRDADEDAEPLPEQAGTQTGQHVLAILQKRRTDLTEDDLRVMRNVVDRVTSQVDLEDEPLPEVTAEDTRRRHRLMTVGHDPLKG; via the coding sequence ATGACCGACGCCCTTGAACTCGACGCGCTGTGGGAGGACTTCCACCGCGTGGTGAACATGACCTCGCAGGAGCTCGCCGCCTGGCTGCGGATGCGGGACGCCGACGAGGACGCGGAGCCGCTGCCGGAGCAGGCGGGCACACAGACCGGGCAGCACGTCCTGGCGATCCTCCAGAAGCGGCGCACCGACCTGACCGAGGACGACCTGCGGGTGATGCGGAACGTCGTGGACAGGGTCACCTCGCAGGTGGACCTGGAGGACGAGCCGCTGCCCGAGGTGACGGCCGAGGACACCCGCCGCCGGCACCGGCTGATGACGGTCGGCCACGACCCGCTCAAGGGGTAG
- a CDS encoding transposase family protein, producing MLRPDPRDPRGVRHALAVVLALTACAVLAGATSLPAVGEWIADAPPQVLDRLGVCPDPVLPRRLVPAEATVRRLLTRIDGDALDRAGL from the coding sequence GTGCTGCGCCCGGACCCGCGCGATCCGCGCGGAGTGCGGCACGCGCTGGCCGTCGTCCTCGCGCTGACCGCGTGCGCGGTGCTGGCCGGGGCGACCTCGTTGCCGGCGGTCGGCGAGTGGATCGCGGACGCGCCACCGCAGGTGCTGGACCGACTCGGCGTGTGCCCCGATCCGGTGCTGCCACGGCGGCTGGTCCCGGCCGAGGCGACGGTCCGCCGACTGCTGACCCGCATCGACGGAGACGCCCTGGACCGGGCGGGACTGTAA
- a CDS encoding GntR family transcriptional regulator has protein sequence MARTGDRARAAAVPALSALDFALDRGSPVPLYYQLARQLESAIEHGVLAPGNLLGNEVDLSVRLGLSRPTVRQAIQSLVDKGLLVRRRGVGTQVVHSQVKRPLELSSLYDDLEEAGQGPTTQVVRNEVVPASCDVAAALGVAEGSEVTVLDRLRCTHGQPVALLCNYLPASLMDLDDTRLESTGLYRMMRSAGITLHSARQRVSARAATAAEAVRLDEEEGAALLTMQRTAYDDTGRPVEYGTHIYRASRYTFDFQLLVRP, from the coding sequence ATGGCGAGGACCGGTGACCGGGCCCGCGCCGCGGCCGTCCCCGCGCTCAGCGCGCTGGACTTCGCCCTGGACCGGGGCAGTCCCGTGCCGCTGTACTACCAGCTCGCCCGGCAGCTGGAGTCGGCGATCGAGCACGGGGTCCTCGCCCCGGGGAACCTCCTGGGCAATGAGGTCGACCTCTCGGTGCGCCTCGGACTGTCCCGCCCCACCGTCCGCCAGGCCATCCAGTCCCTCGTCGACAAGGGGCTGCTGGTCCGGCGGCGCGGGGTGGGCACGCAGGTGGTGCACAGCCAGGTCAAGCGCCCACTGGAGCTGAGCAGCCTCTATGACGACCTGGAGGAGGCCGGGCAGGGACCCACCACGCAGGTCGTGCGCAACGAGGTCGTCCCGGCCTCCTGCGATGTGGCCGCCGCACTCGGCGTCGCGGAGGGCAGCGAGGTCACCGTCCTGGACCGGCTGCGCTGCACGCACGGCCAGCCGGTGGCCCTGCTGTGCAACTACCTGCCGGCATCTCTCATGGACCTCGACGACACCCGCCTGGAGTCAACGGGCCTGTACCGGATGATGCGCTCGGCGGGCATCACCCTGCACAGCGCGCGGCAGCGCGTCAGCGCCCGCGCGGCCACCGCGGCGGAGGCCGTCCGCCTGGACGAGGAGGAGGGCGCGGCACTGCTCACCATGCAGCGCACGGCGTACGACGACACCGGGCGCCCGGTCGAGTACGGGACGCACATCTACCGGGCGTCGCGCTACACGTTCGACTTCCAGCTGCTGGTCAGGCCCTGA
- a CDS encoding Dps family protein, with protein MTAVRSTLPDEARRVSCEALQDTLVDLLGLSLIGKQAHWNIVGPRFRSIHLQLDEVVSAARNFSDTVAERSAALGVPPDGRPETIAKAFTLPAPKEGWVRDSDAVQVMVESLQDAIGRLRERIDATEKADLVTQDLLIGITAELEKQRWMFDAENVPGEG; from the coding sequence ATGACGGCTGTGCGGAGCACACTGCCCGACGAGGCCCGCCGGGTCTCGTGCGAGGCCCTCCAGGACACCCTGGTGGATCTGCTCGGGCTCTCGCTGATCGGGAAGCAGGCGCACTGGAACATCGTCGGACCGCGGTTCCGGTCGATCCACCTCCAGCTCGACGAGGTGGTCTCGGCCGCGCGGAACTTCTCCGACACGGTGGCGGAGCGGTCCGCGGCGCTCGGCGTCCCGCCGGACGGTCGGCCCGAGACCATCGCCAAGGCCTTCACGCTGCCCGCCCCGAAGGAGGGCTGGGTGCGCGACTCGGACGCCGTGCAGGTGATGGTGGAGTCCCTCCAGGACGCCATCGGCCGGCTGCGCGAGCGCATCGACGCGACCGAGAAGGCCGACCTGGTCACCCAGGACCTGCTGATCGGCATCACCGCCGAGCTGGAGAAGCAGCGGTGGATGTTCGACGCCGAGAACGTCCCCGGCGAGGGCTGA
- a CDS encoding DUF427 domain-containing protein, with amino-acid sequence MTTHPAHPAARSIRTTPEGLLWEPSERWVRGRKGDVTVVDSRHPVLVWEPHLPVPQYAFPHDDVRTDLLHPAQNPPTGTHTGSRIFYDLDADGDVRANAAWTFPADDLAGHIAFEWFLRTDTGLDHWYEEEEEIFIHPRDPHKRVDALPSSRHVRVEIDGRVVADTHAPVLLFETSLPTRYYFPRDDVRLDLFDATGHSTGCPYKGTAEYWSWRGEGDVPPNIVWSYPDPLPAAAAIQGRVAFFNEAVDITLDGERLERPDTPFSRMLRKQSRA; translated from the coding sequence ATGACCACCCACCCGGCCCACCCCGCCGCCAGGTCGATCAGGACCACCCCCGAAGGCCTCCTGTGGGAACCCAGCGAGCGCTGGGTGCGCGGCCGCAAGGGCGACGTCACCGTCGTCGACAGCCGGCACCCGGTCCTCGTCTGGGAACCCCACCTACCCGTGCCGCAGTACGCCTTCCCGCACGACGATGTCCGCACCGACCTCCTCCATCCGGCGCAGAACCCGCCCACCGGCACGCACACCGGCTCGCGGATCTTCTACGACCTCGACGCCGACGGCGACGTGCGCGCGAACGCGGCCTGGACGTTCCCCGCCGACGACCTGGCCGGCCACATCGCCTTCGAGTGGTTCCTGCGCACCGACACGGGCCTCGACCACTGGTACGAGGAGGAGGAAGAGATCTTCATCCACCCCCGCGACCCGCACAAACGCGTCGACGCGCTGCCCAGCAGCCGCCATGTCCGGGTCGAGATCGACGGCCGGGTCGTCGCCGACACCCACGCCCCCGTCCTGCTCTTCGAGACCTCCCTGCCGACCCGGTACTACTTCCCCCGCGACGACGTCCGACTGGACCTGTTCGACGCCACCGGCCACAGCACCGGATGCCCCTACAAGGGCACCGCCGAGTACTGGTCCTGGCGCGGCGAGGGCGATGTGCCGCCCAACATCGTCTGGAGCTACCCCGACCCGCTGCCCGCCGCGGCGGCGATCCAGGGGCGCGTCGCCTTCTTCAACGAGGCCGTCGACATCACGCTGGACGGCGAGCGTCTGGAGCGCCCGGACACGCCGTTCAGCCGGATGCTGCGGAAGCAGAGCCGCGCGTGA
- a CDS encoding SDR family oxidoreductase, protein MSSVLVVGGTSGIGLAFARARAEQGDEVVLTSRDAHRADLIAKEFGARGIALDLARPLEIAAALADVGRVDHLVLAGVSRDDNKVSEYDIDAALRLVTLKLVGYTEVVHTLRTRLHDDSAIVLFGGQAKERPYPGATTVATVNAGVRGLMNSLAVELAPVRVNVVHPGVVGDSPYWQAKPEKVLEVLRTETPTGRLATMADVVDAVGFLLRNRSVNAVELTVDGGWLLG, encoded by the coding sequence ATGAGCAGTGTCCTTGTCGTCGGCGGCACGTCGGGCATCGGCCTCGCGTTCGCCCGGGCCCGCGCCGAGCAGGGTGACGAAGTGGTCCTGACCAGCCGCGACGCCCACCGCGCCGACCTGATCGCCAAGGAGTTCGGCGCCCGGGGCATCGCCCTCGACCTGGCGCGACCGCTGGAGATCGCGGCGGCACTGGCCGACGTGGGACGCGTCGACCATCTGGTGCTCGCGGGGGTCTCCCGGGACGACAACAAAGTGAGCGAGTACGACATCGACGCCGCCCTGCGGCTGGTCACGCTCAAGCTCGTCGGTTACACCGAGGTCGTGCACACGCTGCGCACCCGGCTGCACGACGACAGCGCCATCGTCCTCTTCGGCGGACAGGCCAAGGAACGCCCCTACCCGGGGGCGACGACGGTGGCGACGGTCAACGCGGGCGTGCGGGGCCTGATGAACTCCCTGGCCGTCGAACTCGCTCCCGTCCGGGTCAACGTCGTGCATCCCGGCGTCGTCGGCGACAGCCCGTACTGGCAGGCCAAGCCGGAGAAGGTGCTGGAGGTGCTGCGCACGGAGACACCCACCGGGCGGCTGGCCACGATGGCGGACGTGGTGGACGCGGTCGGCTTCCTGTTGCGCAACCGGTCGGTCAACGCCGTCGAACTGACGGTGGACGGAGGGTGGTTGCTCGGCTGA
- a CDS encoding sulfite exporter TauE/SafE family protein, with protein MNTMTLWHITGWEFAALAFAALLVGFSKTAVSGANTVSLAIFAAVLPARASTGVLLPILIAGDLLAVATYRRHAHWPTLWRLFPAVAAGVVVGTVFLMWADDAVVRTSIGAILLLMAAVTVWRRRTADAEQEPESVTTPAGRLKARSYGVLGGFTTMVANAGGPVMSMYLLSAGFRKLGFLGTSAFFFLIVNVSKLPFSAGLGLIDGRSLLLDLALVAFVVPGALFGKWAVNKINQRLFEQLVIAATVLGGLQLLLR; from the coding sequence ATGAACACCATGACGCTCTGGCACATCACCGGCTGGGAGTTCGCCGCGCTCGCCTTCGCGGCCCTGCTCGTCGGCTTCTCGAAGACCGCCGTGAGCGGGGCCAACACGGTCAGCCTCGCCATCTTCGCCGCGGTGCTGCCCGCCCGCGCCTCCACCGGTGTGCTGCTGCCGATCCTGATCGCCGGGGACCTGCTCGCCGTCGCCACCTACCGGCGGCACGCCCACTGGCCCACGCTGTGGCGGCTGTTCCCGGCGGTCGCCGCGGGCGTCGTCGTCGGCACGGTGTTCCTGATGTGGGCGGACGACGCGGTCGTACGGACCTCGATCGGCGCGATCCTGCTGCTGATGGCCGCGGTCACGGTCTGGCGCAGGCGTACGGCGGACGCCGAGCAGGAGCCGGAGTCGGTCACCACCCCGGCGGGCCGCCTCAAGGCCCGCTCCTACGGCGTCCTCGGCGGCTTCACCACCATGGTCGCCAACGCGGGCGGCCCGGTGATGTCGATGTACCTGCTGTCCGCGGGCTTCCGCAAGCTCGGCTTCCTCGGCACCTCGGCCTTCTTCTTCCTGATCGTCAACGTCTCCAAGCTGCCCTTCAGCGCCGGCCTCGGCCTGATCGACGGCCGCTCCCTGCTCCTCGACCTGGCGCTCGTGGCGTTCGTCGTGCCCGGCGCGCTGTTCGGCAAGTGGGCGGTCAACAAGATCAACCAACGACTGTTCGAACAGCTGGTCATCGCCGCGACGGTCCTGGGCGGCCTGCAACTATTGCTGCGCTGA
- a CDS encoding thiolase family protein, which yields MRPVHFAAARRTPIGKLRGSLSPVRPDDLAATVVRALVGEVPALDPARVDDVYWGAANQAGEDNRNVARMAALLAGLPESVPGATVNRLCASGLEAVTTAARTIAAGEADIVIAGGSESMSRAPFVLPRPDEALPHRVETADTRLGWRLVNPAMRDLHGLLSMGETAEEVAARYGIPRERQDDFALRSHRRAALARRCGHFDDELLPVERPDGVVVDTDECVREDTSYEKLSRLKPVFREGGTVTAGNASPMNDGAAGLLLVSEDALNDLGLESLGRYVAGASAGVHPDVMGIGPVPATRKALTRAGWNLGDLEEAEFNEAFAAQALACVDQLGIDPDLVNPSGGAIALGHPLGCSGARILTTLLHRMRRTGARRGLATMCVGVGQGSAVLVERHD from the coding sequence GTGCGTCCCGTCCACTTCGCGGCCGCCCGCCGCACCCCCATCGGCAAGCTGCGCGGCTCCCTCTCCCCGGTACGGCCCGACGACCTCGCCGCGACCGTCGTCCGCGCCCTGGTCGGCGAGGTGCCCGCGCTGGACCCGGCCCGCGTCGACGACGTCTACTGGGGAGCCGCCAACCAGGCAGGCGAGGACAACCGCAACGTCGCCCGCATGGCCGCGCTGCTCGCCGGCCTCCCCGAGTCCGTGCCCGGCGCCACCGTCAACCGCCTCTGCGCGTCCGGCCTGGAGGCCGTGACCACGGCAGCCCGCACCATCGCCGCCGGCGAGGCCGACATCGTGATCGCGGGCGGCTCCGAGTCGATGAGCCGCGCCCCCTTCGTCCTGCCCCGCCCCGACGAGGCCCTGCCGCACCGCGTCGAGACCGCCGACACCCGCCTCGGCTGGCGCCTGGTCAACCCCGCGATGCGGGACCTGCACGGCCTGCTCTCCATGGGTGAGACGGCGGAGGAGGTCGCCGCGCGCTACGGCATCCCCCGCGAACGCCAGGACGACTTCGCCCTGCGCAGTCACCGACGCGCCGCCCTCGCCCGCAGATGCGGCCACTTCGACGACGAACTCCTGCCCGTGGAACGCCCCGACGGGGTGGTCGTCGACACCGACGAGTGCGTCCGCGAGGACACCTCGTACGAGAAGCTGTCCCGGCTCAAGCCGGTCTTCCGGGAAGGGGGCACGGTCACCGCGGGCAACGCCTCCCCGATGAACGACGGTGCCGCCGGCCTGCTCCTGGTCAGCGAAGACGCCCTGAACGACCTGGGCCTGGAGTCCCTCGGCCGCTACGTCGCCGGTGCGTCCGCCGGCGTCCACCCCGACGTCATGGGCATCGGCCCGGTTCCCGCCACCCGCAAGGCGCTGACCCGGGCCGGCTGGAACCTCGGCGACCTGGAGGAGGCCGAGTTCAACGAGGCCTTCGCGGCCCAGGCCCTGGCCTGCGTGGACCAGCTCGGCATCGACCCCGACCTGGTCAACCCGAGCGGCGGAGCCATCGCCCTCGGCCACCCGCTGGGCTGCTCGGGCGCCCGCATCCTGACGACACTGCTCCACCGGATGCGGCGAACGGGGGCGAGGCGGGGGCTGGCGACGATGTGCGTGGGTGTCGGGCAGGGGAGTGCCGTCCTGGTCGAACGGCACGACTAG
- a CDS encoding MBL fold metallo-hydrolase has translation MTTMETFNLLQPYKIAEETFVIPWALEAPPVGHFPMNSMVIRGAEPVLVDTGAPAVRSQWLEAAWSVVDPLDVRWIFLTHDDRDHAGNLLAVLAECPNATLLTTWFSIGRMAEEWETPINRCRFMTDGDTIDAGDRTLVAKRPPLYDNPTTRALFDPKTNVLWAVDTFATNVPTPMPDVAALSADEFRDGQSFGGRLVSPWVALLDTQKFRTVVDDFQRLNAEVIAGCHSPVLRGPKISEAYDLLRQLPEIPPWAEFTQADLDQWMAVAESSVPPEQPRPSGT, from the coding sequence ATGACAACCATGGAAACGTTCAACCTTCTGCAGCCGTACAAGATCGCCGAGGAGACGTTCGTCATCCCGTGGGCCCTTGAGGCCCCGCCGGTCGGTCACTTTCCGATGAACTCGATGGTGATCCGGGGAGCCGAACCGGTCCTCGTGGATACCGGGGCGCCCGCAGTGCGCTCCCAGTGGCTGGAGGCAGCCTGGTCCGTCGTAGATCCCCTGGACGTACGGTGGATCTTCCTCACCCACGACGACCGCGACCACGCCGGCAACCTCCTGGCGGTCCTCGCCGAATGCCCGAACGCGACCCTGCTGACGACATGGTTCTCCATCGGCCGTATGGCCGAGGAGTGGGAGACCCCCATCAACCGGTGCCGCTTCATGACCGACGGCGACACGATCGACGCGGGCGACCGCACCCTGGTCGCCAAACGACCGCCCCTGTACGACAACCCCACAACCCGCGCCCTCTTCGACCCGAAGACCAACGTCCTGTGGGCCGTCGACACCTTCGCCACGAACGTACCCACCCCGATGCCGGACGTAGCGGCGTTGTCCGCGGACGAGTTCCGCGACGGCCAATCCTTCGGCGGACGGCTGGTCTCTCCCTGGGTCGCGTTGCTGGACACCCAGAAGTTCCGGACGGTCGTGGACGACTTCCAACGCCTGAACGCCGAGGTCATCGCCGGCTGCCATTCCCCGGTCCTCCGCGGCCCCAAGATCTCCGAGGCCTACGACCTCCTCCGCCAGCTCCCCGAGATCCCCCCGTGGGCAGAGTTCACCCAGGCCGACCTGGACCAGTGGATGGCGGTCGCCGAGAGTTCGGTACCGCCGGAACAACCGCGACCGTCGGGGACGTGA
- a CDS encoding WhiB family transcriptional regulator, with protein MEWLRSAACVGEDPELFFPVGTAGPALRDVAAAKRICARCPVTDQCLSFALGNGQASGVWGGTCEEERDALLRTTTNDVRRRSAL; from the coding sequence ATGGAGTGGTTGCGGAGCGCCGCCTGTGTGGGCGAGGACCCCGAGTTGTTCTTCCCCGTGGGCACGGCAGGTCCGGCCCTGCGGGACGTCGCGGCCGCGAAGCGGATCTGCGCGCGCTGCCCGGTGACCGACCAGTGCCTGAGCTTCGCGCTGGGCAATGGCCAGGCCTCGGGCGTGTGGGGCGGGACCTGCGAGGAAGAGCGCGACGCACTGCTCCGGACCACGACGAACGACGTGAGAAGGAGAAGCGCCCTATGA